A genomic segment from Capra hircus breed San Clemente chromosome 7, ASM170441v1, whole genome shotgun sequence encodes:
- the ZNF608 gene encoding zinc finger protein 608 isoform X3, with protein MQLEGKGQLDPIQTVDPLFTVPAPPPPIASSLTPQLLPSYFPPSSSNIAAPVEQLLVRTRSVGVNTCEVGVVTEPECLGPCEPGTSVNLEGIVWHETEEGVLVVNVTWRNKTYVGTLLDCTKHDWAPPRFCESPTSDLEMRGGRGRGKRARSTAAAPGSEASFIESRGLQNKNRGGANGKGRRGSLNASGRRTPPNCAAEDIKASPSSTNKRKNKPPMELDLNSSSEDSKPGKRVRTNSRSTPTTPQGKPETTFLDQGCSSPVLIDCPHPNCNKKYKHINGLRYHQAHAHLDPENKLEFEPDSEDKISDCEEALSNVALECSEPSTSVSAYEQVKAPVSPGSGNPPGTPKGKRELLSNGPGSVIGAKAGKNSGKKKGLNNDLNNLPVISNMTATLDSCSAVDGSLTVEMPKLEAEGLIDKKTLGEKEKGKKANNCKMDKNLSKLKTARPIAPAPAPTPPQLIAIPTAAFPSTTTGTIPGLTTVVQATPKSPPLKPIQPKPTIMGEPITVNPALVSLKDKKKKEKRKLKDKEGKETGSPKMDAKLGKLEDAKGTGKDLSGHFLKDHLSKNEGLANGLSESQESRMASIKAEADKVYTFTDNAPSPSIGSASRMECSTLVNGQAPMAPLHVLTQNGAESSAAKTSSPAYSDISDAADDGGSDSRSEGVRSKTSSPSDILSSKDGAAKGHSSTTAQSSQMKESHSPYYHGYDPYYSPSYMHPGQVGAPVAGNGGSTQGMKIKKESEEEADKKDKAEQLEAKKVDHNPASLQPQHQSVITQRHPALAQSLYYGQYAYGLYMDQKSLMATSPAYRQQYEKYYEDQRLAEQKMAQTGRGDCERKNELPLKELGKEDSKQKNMPSATVSKAPSTPEPNKNHSKLGPSVPNKTEETGKSQLLSSHQQQLQADSFKAKQMENHQLIKEAVEMKSVMDSMKQTGVDPTSRFKQDPDTRTWHHYVYQPKYLDPQKSEELDREKKLKEDSPRKTPNKESGVSSLPVSLTSIKEEPKEAKRPDSQSLDEGKLKNDDRKTPVNWKDSRGTRVAVSSPMSQHQSYIQYLHAYPYPQMYDPSHPAYRAVSPVLMHSYPGAYLSPGFHYPVYGKMSGREEAEKVSTSPSINTKAAPESKALDLLQQHANQYRSKSPAPVEKASAEREREAERERDRHSPFGQRHLHTHHHTHVGMGYPLIPGQYDPFQGLTSAALVASQQVAAQASASGMFPAQRRE; from the exons GTGTCCTAGTGGTCAATGTCACGTGGAGGAACAAGACTTACGTAGGGACCTTACTGGACTGCACCAAGCACGACTGGGCCCCTCCCAG GTTCTGCGAGTCACCAACCAGCGACCTGGAGATGAGAGGGGGCCGAGGCCGAGGGAAAAGAGCAAGGTCTACCGCAGCTGCCCCAGGCTCGGAGGCCAGCTTCATAGAGTCCAGAGGGCTGCAGAACAAGAACAGAGGAGGGGCCAATGGGAAGGGGAGGCGGGGCAGCCTCAACGCCAGCGGGCGGAGGACACCCCCGAATTGTGCTGCTGAGGACATCAAAGCCAGCCCCTCCTCCaccaacaaaaggaaaaacaagcctCCGATGGAGCTAGACCTGAACTCCAGCTCCGAGGACAGTAAGCCCGGGAAGCGTGTCCGCACAAATTCCAGAAGCACTCCCACCACCCCTCAAGGGAAACCAGAGACGACTTTTTTGGACCAGGGCTGTTCTTCTCCTGTGTTGATTGATTGTCCCCACCCAAACTGCAACAAAAAGTACAAGCACATCAACGGCCTCAGGTACCACCAGGCTCATGCCCACTTAGACCCAGAGAACAAGCTGGAGTTCGAACCAGATAGTGAGGACAAGATCTCAGACTGCGAGGAGGCCTTGAGCAACGTGGCGCTGGAATGCAGCGAGCCAAGCACAAGTGTGTCAGCTTACGAGCAGGTGAAGGCGCCAGTGTCCCCTGGCTCAGGGAACCCCCCCGGCACCCCCAAGGGAAAGAGAGAGCTCCTGAGCAACGGCCCAGGTTCTGTTATTGGAGCGAAGGCGGGGAAGAATTCTGGCAAAAAGAAGGGTCTTAACAATGACCTCAATAATCTTCCAGTCATCTCCAACATGACAGCCACCTTAGACAGCTGCTCAGCAGTGGACGGCAGTTTGACTGTGGAAATGCCCAAACTGGAAGCAGAAGGATTAATTGACAAGAAAACtttgggagagaaagaaaagggcaaAAAAGCCAACAATTGCAAAATGGACAAAAACCTCTCTAAACTTAAAACTGCCCGGCCCATTGCCCCTGCCCCGGCTCCCACGCCCCCGCAGCTGATCGCTATTCCCACTGCAGCCTTTCCAAGCACCACTACGGGGACCATACCCGGACTGACCACAGTTGTTCAGGCCACACCAAAGAGTCCTCCGTTAAAACCCATTCAGCCAAAGCCCACAATTATGGGGGAGCCCATCACCGTGAACCCAGCCCTCGTGTCCCtcaaggacaaaaagaaaaaggagaagcgAAAGCTAAAGgacaaagaagggaaagagaCGGGGAGCCCGAAAATGGATGCAAAGCTGGGCAAACTCGAGGATGCCAAGGGCACTGGGAAAGATTTATCCGGACATTTTTTAAAGGACCATCTCAGCAAGAATGAAGGGCTGGCAAATGGACTGTCCGAGTCTCAAGAGAGTCGAATGGCTAGTATCAAAGCCGAGGCTGATAAGGTTTACACTTTTACAGACAACGCTCCCAGCCCTTCCATCGGGAGTGCCTCAAggatggagtgcagcactttggtGAACGGACAGGCGCCCATGGCCCCGCTGCACGTGCTGACCCAGAACGGAGCCGAGAGTTCTGCGGCCAAGACGAGCAGCCCCGCCTACTCAGACATCTCCGATGCTGCTGATGACGGTGGTTCTGACAGCAGGTCAGAGGGCGTGAGGTCGAAGACCAGTTCCCCATCAGATATACTCTCTAGTAAGGACGGCGCTGCGAAAGGACATTCTTCAACGACAGCACAATCATCTCAAATGAAAGAGTCCCACTCTCCCTATTACCATGGCTACGATCCTTATTATTCTCCCAGTTACATGCACCCTGGGCAAGTGGGCGCCCCTGTAGCTGGGAATGGCGGGAGCACACAGGGGATGAAGATCAAGAAGGAGTCTGAGGAAGAAGCGGATAAGAAAGACAAGGCAGAGCAGCTCGAGGCTAAGAAAGTGGACCATAATCCTGCATCCTTACAGCCTCAGCACCAGTCGGTGATCACCCAGAGACACCCGGCCCTGGCTCAGTCACTGTATTATGGCCAGTATGCCTACGGGCTCTATATGGACCAGAAGTCTCTGATGGCCACCAGCCCTGCCTATAGACAGCAGTATGAGAAGTACTATGAGGACCAGAGGCTGGCAGAGCAGAAAATGGCCCAGACTGGGAGAGGAGACTGTGAAAGGAAAAATGAGCTCCCTTTGAAAGAGCTGGGCAAGGAGGACAGTAAACAGAAAAACATGCCATCGGCCACAGTCTCAAAAGCTCCCTCTACTCCGGAGCCTAACAAAAACCATTCTAAACTAGGGCCGTCAGTGCCTAATAAAACTGAGGAGACAGGTAAATCGCAGCTTCTCTCCAGTCACCAGCAGCAGCTTCAGGCCGACAGCTTCAAAGCTAAGCAGATGGAAAACCACCAGCTTATTAAGGAGGCTGTAGAAATGAAATCTGTCATGGACTCTATGAAGCAGACAGGTGTAGACCCAACCTCGAGATTTAAACAA GATCCAGATACAAGGACATGGCATCATTATGTATACCAACCCAAATACCTGGATCCACAAAAGTCAGAAGAACTTGatagagaaaagaaattaaaagaggatAGTCCTAGAAAAACCCCCAACAAAGAGAGTGGTGTGTCCAGCCTTCCTGTGTCGTTAACAAGCATCAAAGAGGAGCCCAAAGAGGCCAAGCGTCCTGATTCTCAGTCCTTGGATGAGGGCAAACTGAAAAACGATGATCGGAAGACTCCCGTGAACTGGAAGGACTCTCGGGGGACCAGAGTGGCTGTCTCCTCGCCCATGAGTCAGCATCAGTCGTACATACAGTACTTGCATGCTTATCCTTACCCGCAGATGTACGACCCCAGCCACCCTGCATACCGGGCTGTCTCTCCCGTCCTGATGCACAGTTACCCTG GGGCCTATCTCTCTCCAGGATTTCATTATCCTGTTTATGGGAAGATGTCAGggagagaagaggcagagaaagtcaGTACCAGCCCTAGCATCAACACGAAAGCAGCCCCTGAATCGAAAGCACTGGATCTGCTCCAGCAGCATGCCAACCAGTACCGCAGCAAGTCTCCTGCC CCTGTGGAAAAGGCCTCAGCTGAGCGGGAGCGGGAAGCCGAGAGGGAGAGGGACCGCCACTCCCCCTTTGGCCAGCGGCACCTGCATACTCACCACCACACCCACGTGGGCATGGGGTACCCACTCATCCCTGGGCAGTATGACCCTTTCCAAG GCTTGACCTCTGCTGCCCTCGTTGCCTCTCAGCAGGTGGCTGCACAGGCATCTGCATCAGGAATGTTTCCTGCACAAAGAAG aGAATAA